A portion of the Esox lucius isolate fEsoLuc1 chromosome 20, fEsoLuc1.pri, whole genome shotgun sequence genome contains these proteins:
- the syngap1b gene encoding synaptic Ras GTPase activating protein 1b isoform X10, whose translation MLDQEEVHPLLMRERRSESHRNKLLRRTVSVPVEGRHHPEMENARTRRKSIANVKQPSMETPPTAPPQPFRQSSFLSRRLKGSIKRAKSQPKLDRTSSFRHMILPRFRSADQDRTRLMQSFKESHSHESLLSPSSAAEALDLTLDEDAIIKPVHSSILGQEYCFEVTTASGTKCFACRSAAERDKWIENLQRAVKPNKDNSRRVDNVLKLWIIEARELPAKKRYYCELCLDDMLYARTTSKPRTDTVFWGEHFEFNNLPAVRNLRLHLYKETDKKRRKEKSTYLGLVSIPISSITGRQFVEQWYPVIQPSVLAKGQVGGKIINASLRLKSRYQTMSILPMELYKEFAEYVTNNYRTLCAVLEPLLSVKSKEEVACALVHILQSTGKAKDFLSDMAMCEVDRFIDREHLIFRENTLATKAIEEYLKLIGHKYLKDAIGEFIRALYESEENCEVDPMRTPPSVLPDHQANLRMCCELALCKIVNSHCVFPRELKEVFASWRVRCAERGREDIADRLISGSLFLRFLCPAVMSPSLFNLTQEYPDEQTSRTLTLIAKVVQNLANFSKFGSKEEYMCFMNEFLEMEWGSMQQFLYEISNLDSVSNAGGFEGYIDLGRELSILHSLLWEVMAQLSKVGRIRSSNPNPQDAIIKLGPLPRLLNDISMALRNPHLQRQPSHQNQTDRVQERKSERLLSRPSFSRGVSSEFQNLMMRDLNSSIDITRLPSPTSGVSSGGVMPSRAQLSFQDRDHPHRTSKDVFYVTRPPLARSSPAYCTSSSDITEPDPKDSTMNSVSYLQSVAMLNSSQASITGMGSFGGLSSQGGGGLGSGLSGQLRAGGRLSAGSGGSSMSGGLRLSQLSQMGTTTDSLSQQQQHQAAALRYPLSFQNPLFHLATGTADGPHLHHQHSRAHPPPPLLLAPEPDPGGPHQAYLPQFAHGGFSRSEDLSTLRTGTGHLGQPPIIHSHSYSDDYSRADYARRQISMHGQDNLQQQQLMGMASQTGTSHSSLATPPSTVQPVRQSSMALPPAQRVKSQTSHQLSVSVAAAQAPSAKTRPPSANLSPESGYGGRQQAPRQQLSVKDNTAPGLPHQQSSVRESQGSQGPQGGTTTTIQQSPQQQQPQQPSQQHLLKPSISKQGSGPSPSTLNPPTPANERTVAWVSNMPHLSADITLEANRIDREEYKLKEYSKSMDESRLDRVKEYEEEIHSLKERLIMSHRKLEEYEKRLLSQEQQTSKILSQYQSRLEDSERRLRQQQMEKDSQIKGIINRLMAVEDEIRGGAIAEPKANVRVFTDQPLTQLRGGQYGT comes from the exons GACACGTCTGATGCAAAGCTTCAAAGAGTCCCACTCCCATGAGTCCTTGCTGTCTCCCAGCAGTGCGGCCGAGGCTCTGGACCTCACCCTGGATGAGGACGCCATCATCAAGCCTGTCCACTCCAGCATCCTGGGACAAGAGTACTGCTTCGAG GTGACTACGGCTTCGGGAACCAAGTGCTTTGCATGTCGCTCGgctgcagagagagacaaatggaTCGAGAATCTTCAAAGAGCTGTCAAACCCAACAAG GACAACAGTCGGAGGGTGGACAACGTGCTGAAACTCTGGATCATCGAGGCGCGGGAGCTTCCAGCCAAGAAGCGCTACTATTGCGAGCTTTGTCTGGACGACATGCTTTATGCACGCACCACAAGCAAGCCCCGGACCGACACCGTGTTCTGGGGTGAGCACTTTGAGTTCAACAACCTGCCAGCCGTACGCAACCTACGCCTTCATCTTTACAAGGAGACTGACAAAAAGAGACGCAAG GAGAAGAGCACATACTTGGGGCTGGTCAGCATCCCCATCTCCAGCATCACAGGTCGGCAGTTTGTGGAGCAGTGGTACCCCGTCATTCAGCCTAGTGTCTTGGCCAAGGGGCAAGTGGGGGGCAAGATCATTAATGCCTCCCTACGCCTCAAGTCCCGCTACCAGACCATGAGCATCCTGCCTATGGAGCTGTACAAGGAGTTTGCGGAGTACGTCACCAACAACTACCGGACCCTGTGTGCAGTGCTGGAACCTCTGCTAAGTGTGAAGAGTAAAGAAGAGGTGGCCTGTGCCTTGGTACATATACTGCAGAGCACAGGGAAAGCAAAG GATTTTCTGTCGGACATGGCAATGTGTGAGGTAGACAGATTCATTGACAGAGAACATCTTATCTTCAGAGAGAACACTCTGGCCACCAAAGCCATAGAAGAGTACCTCAAGCTGATTGGACATAAGTACCTCAAGGATGCAATAG GCGAGTTCATAAGGGCACTATACGAGTCAGAAGAGAACTGCGAGGTGGACCCGATGAGGACACCACCTTCCGTTCTTCCGGATCACCAAGCCAATCTCCGCATGTGCTGCGAACTGGCACTCTGCAAGATTGTCAACTCACATTG TGTGTTCCCTAGGGAGCTGAAGGAGGTGTTCGCGTCTTGGAGGGTGCGCTgtgcagagagggggagagaagacaTTGCAGACCGCCTAATCAGTGGCTCCCTCTTCCTACGCTTCCTGTGTCCGGCGGTTATGTCCCCGTCCCTCTTCAACCTGACACAGGAGTACCCTGACGAGCAGACGTCACGCACGCTCACCCTGATTGCCAAAGTTGTGCAGAACCTGGCAAACTTCTCAAA GTTTGGCAGTAAAGAGGAGTACATGTGCTTCATGAATGAGTTCTTAGAGATGGAGTGGGGCTCCATGCAGCAGTTCCTTTATGAGATCTCCAACCTGGACAGTGTGAGCAACGCAGGGGGCTTTGAGGGCTACATCGACCTGGGCAGGGAGCTATCCATACTGCACAGCCTCCTCTGGGAGGTCATGGCTCAGCTCAGCAAGGTAGGGAGGATCAGG tcttctaaccctaacccacaggATGCCATTATCAAACTGGGTCCCTTACCCCGCCTCTTGAATGACATCAGCATGGCCCTCCGTAACCCCCACCTGCAGAGGCAGCCGAGCCATCAGAACCAGACAGATAGAGTCCAGGAGAGAAAGTCGGAGCGGCTGCTCTCACGACCCAGCTTCAGCAGGGGAGTCtcctcagagttccagaatctCATGATGAGGGATCTCAACAG CTCCATAGATATCACTCGCTTGCCTTCCCCTACCTCTGGTGTTTCCAGTGGTGGTGTCATGCCGTCTCGTGCTCAGCTCAGTTTCCAAGACCGTGATCACCCACATCGAACCTCCAAAGATGTTTTCTATGTAACCCGCCCTCCGTTGGCCCGGTCCAGCCCTGCCTACTGCACCAGTAGCTCTGATATCACTGAACCAGACCCAAAG GACTCCACAATGAACAGCGTGTCTTACCTGCAGTCGGTGGCCATGctcaactcctcccaggcctccATCACCGGCATGGGCAGCTTCGGAGGGCTCAGCAGCCAGGGTGGCGGAGGTCTGGGCTCAGGCCTTAGTGGCCAGCTCCGGGCCGGGGGCCGCCTTTCGGCCGGCTCAGGGGGATCCAGCATGTCAGGGGGTCTCCGGCTGAGCCAGCTGAGCCAGATGGGCACCACCACCGACTCGCTgtcccagcagcagcagcaccagGCCGCCGCCCTGAGATACCCGCTCTCCTTCCAGAACCCCCTGTTTCACCTGGCCACCGGCACGGCGGACGgaccccacctccaccaccagcaCAGCAGGGCCCATCCCCCGCCGCCCCTGCTCCTGGCCCCGGAGCCTGACCCCGGCGGCCCCCACCAGGCCTACCTCCCCCAGTTTGCCCACGGGGGGTTCTCCCGCAGTGAGGACCTGTCCACCCTGAGGACAGGGACGGGGCACCTGGGGCAGCCACCCATCATCCACTCACACAGCTACAGCGATGACTACAGCAGGGCCGACTACGCTCGCCGACAAATATCCATGCATGGGCAG GATAATCTCCAACAGCAACAGCTGATGGGCATGGCGTCTCAGACAGGTACCTCCCACTCTTCCCTGGCCACACCCCCCTCCACAGTCCAGCCTGTGCGCCAGAGCTCAATGGCTCTGCCTCCCGCCCAACGGGTCAAGTCTCAGACCTCCCATCAGCTGTCTGTCAGCGTGGCTGCCGCACAAGCACCCTCTGCTAAGACACGACCACCCAGCGCTAACCTATCACCCGAGTCAGGTTATGGAGGCCGGCAACAGGCGCCGCGGCAACAGCTGTCGGTCAAAGACAACACAGCCCCTGGACTGCCGCACCAGCAGAGCTCTGTCAGGGAGAGCCAGGGCTCCCAGGGGCCACAGGGTGGCACTACAACAACCATACAGCAATCACCGCAGCAACAGCAGCCACAGCAACCGTCCCAGCAACACCTGCTGAAACCTTCCATCAGTAAACAG GGTTCTGGCCCGTCGCCCTCAACCCTCAACCCCCCCACTCCTGCCAATGAGAGAACAGTCGCCTGGGTCTCCAACATGCCTCACCTTTCAGCAGACATCACTCTGGAGGCTAACCGCATCGACCGCGAAGAGTATAAGCTGAAAGAGTACTCCAAGAGCATGGATGAGTCTCGCTTAGACAGG GTAAAGGAGTATGAGGAGGAGATCCACTCCCTAAAAGAGCGTCTGATCATGTCCCACAGGAAGCTAGAAGAGTATGAGAAGAGGCTCCTCTCTCAGGAGCAGCAGACCAGTAAGATCCTCTCGCAGTACCAGAGTCGCCTGGAGGATAGTGAGAGGAGGCTACGACAACAGCAAATGGAGAAAGACTCCCAAATTAAAGGAATAATCAACAG actTATGGCTGTTGAGGATGAGATAAGGGGAGGAGCCATCGCTGAGCCGAAAGCTAACGTTAGAGTCTTTACTGATCAG CCACTCACGCAGCTTCGTGGAGGACAATATGGAACCTAA
- the syngap1b gene encoding synaptic Ras GTPase activating protein 1b isoform X7, with amino-acid sequence MLDQEEVHPLLMRERRSESHRNKLLRRTVSVPVEGRHHPEMENARTRRKSIANVKQPSMETPPTAPPQPFRQSSFLSRRLKGSIKRAKSQPKLDRTSSFRHMILPRFRSADQDRTRLMQSFKESHSHESLLSPSSAAEALDLTLDEDAIIKPVHSSILGQEYCFEVTTASGTKCFACRSAAERDKWIENLQRAVKPNKDNSRRVDNVLKLWIIEARELPAKKRYYCELCLDDMLYARTTSKPRTDTVFWGEHFEFNNLPAVRNLRLHLYKETDKKRRKEKSTYLGLVSIPISSITGRQFVEQWYPVIQPSVLAKGQVGGKIINASLRLKSRYQTMSILPMELYKEFAEYVTNNYRTLCAVLEPLLSVKSKEEVACALVHILQSTGKAKDFLSDMAMCEVDRFIDREHLIFRENTLATKAIEEYLKLIGHKYLKDAIGEFIRALYESEENCEVDPMRTPPSVLPDHQANLRMCCELALCKIVNSHCVFPRELKEVFASWRVRCAERGREDIADRLISGSLFLRFLCPAVMSPSLFNLTQEYPDEQTSRTLTLIAKVVQNLANFSKFGSKEEYMCFMNEFLEMEWGSMQQFLYEISNLDSVSNAGGFEGYIDLGRELSILHSLLWEVMAQLSKVGRIRSSNPNPQDAIIKLGPLPRLLNDISMALRNPHLQRQPSHQNQTDRVQERKSERLLSRPSFSRGVSSEFQNLMMRDLNSSIDITRLPSPTSGVSSGGVMPSRAQLSFQDRDHPHRTSKDVFYVTRPPLARSSPAYCTSSSDITEPDPKDSTMNSVSYLQSVAMLNSSQASITGMGSFGGLSSQGGGGLGSGLSGQLRAGGRLSAGSGGSSMSGGLRLSQLSQMGTTTDSLSQQQQHQAAALRYPLSFQNPLFHLATGTADGPHLHHQHSRAHPPPPLLLAPEPDPGGPHQAYLPQFAHGGFSRSEDLSTLRTGTGHLGQPPIIHSHSYSDDYSRADYARRQISMHGQDNLQQQQLMGMASQTGTSHSSLATPPSTVQPVRQSSMALPPAQRVKSQTSHQLSVSVAAAQAPSAKTRPPSANLSPESGYGGRQQAPRQQLSVKDNTAPGLPHQQSSVRESQGSQGPQGGTTTTIQQSPQQQQPQQPSQQHLLKPSISKQGSGPSPSTLNPPTPANERTVAWVSNMPHLSADITLEANRIDREEYKLKEYSKSMDESRLDRVKEYEEEIHSLKERLIMSHRKLEEYEKRLLSQEQQTSKILSQYQSRLEDSERRLRQQQMEKDSQIKGIINRLMAVEDEIRGGAIAEPKANVRVFTDQGRRQSILVQPRPAPVPPRVLSHSRSFVEDNMEPNWLRQHGQPAWSGHISRALSRDAIG; translated from the exons GACACGTCTGATGCAAAGCTTCAAAGAGTCCCACTCCCATGAGTCCTTGCTGTCTCCCAGCAGTGCGGCCGAGGCTCTGGACCTCACCCTGGATGAGGACGCCATCATCAAGCCTGTCCACTCCAGCATCCTGGGACAAGAGTACTGCTTCGAG GTGACTACGGCTTCGGGAACCAAGTGCTTTGCATGTCGCTCGgctgcagagagagacaaatggaTCGAGAATCTTCAAAGAGCTGTCAAACCCAACAAG GACAACAGTCGGAGGGTGGACAACGTGCTGAAACTCTGGATCATCGAGGCGCGGGAGCTTCCAGCCAAGAAGCGCTACTATTGCGAGCTTTGTCTGGACGACATGCTTTATGCACGCACCACAAGCAAGCCCCGGACCGACACCGTGTTCTGGGGTGAGCACTTTGAGTTCAACAACCTGCCAGCCGTACGCAACCTACGCCTTCATCTTTACAAGGAGACTGACAAAAAGAGACGCAAG GAGAAGAGCACATACTTGGGGCTGGTCAGCATCCCCATCTCCAGCATCACAGGTCGGCAGTTTGTGGAGCAGTGGTACCCCGTCATTCAGCCTAGTGTCTTGGCCAAGGGGCAAGTGGGGGGCAAGATCATTAATGCCTCCCTACGCCTCAAGTCCCGCTACCAGACCATGAGCATCCTGCCTATGGAGCTGTACAAGGAGTTTGCGGAGTACGTCACCAACAACTACCGGACCCTGTGTGCAGTGCTGGAACCTCTGCTAAGTGTGAAGAGTAAAGAAGAGGTGGCCTGTGCCTTGGTACATATACTGCAGAGCACAGGGAAAGCAAAG GATTTTCTGTCGGACATGGCAATGTGTGAGGTAGACAGATTCATTGACAGAGAACATCTTATCTTCAGAGAGAACACTCTGGCCACCAAAGCCATAGAAGAGTACCTCAAGCTGATTGGACATAAGTACCTCAAGGATGCAATAG GCGAGTTCATAAGGGCACTATACGAGTCAGAAGAGAACTGCGAGGTGGACCCGATGAGGACACCACCTTCCGTTCTTCCGGATCACCAAGCCAATCTCCGCATGTGCTGCGAACTGGCACTCTGCAAGATTGTCAACTCACATTG TGTGTTCCCTAGGGAGCTGAAGGAGGTGTTCGCGTCTTGGAGGGTGCGCTgtgcagagagggggagagaagacaTTGCAGACCGCCTAATCAGTGGCTCCCTCTTCCTACGCTTCCTGTGTCCGGCGGTTATGTCCCCGTCCCTCTTCAACCTGACACAGGAGTACCCTGACGAGCAGACGTCACGCACGCTCACCCTGATTGCCAAAGTTGTGCAGAACCTGGCAAACTTCTCAAA GTTTGGCAGTAAAGAGGAGTACATGTGCTTCATGAATGAGTTCTTAGAGATGGAGTGGGGCTCCATGCAGCAGTTCCTTTATGAGATCTCCAACCTGGACAGTGTGAGCAACGCAGGGGGCTTTGAGGGCTACATCGACCTGGGCAGGGAGCTATCCATACTGCACAGCCTCCTCTGGGAGGTCATGGCTCAGCTCAGCAAGGTAGGGAGGATCAGG tcttctaaccctaacccacaggATGCCATTATCAAACTGGGTCCCTTACCCCGCCTCTTGAATGACATCAGCATGGCCCTCCGTAACCCCCACCTGCAGAGGCAGCCGAGCCATCAGAACCAGACAGATAGAGTCCAGGAGAGAAAGTCGGAGCGGCTGCTCTCACGACCCAGCTTCAGCAGGGGAGTCtcctcagagttccagaatctCATGATGAGGGATCTCAACAG CTCCATAGATATCACTCGCTTGCCTTCCCCTACCTCTGGTGTTTCCAGTGGTGGTGTCATGCCGTCTCGTGCTCAGCTCAGTTTCCAAGACCGTGATCACCCACATCGAACCTCCAAAGATGTTTTCTATGTAACCCGCCCTCCGTTGGCCCGGTCCAGCCCTGCCTACTGCACCAGTAGCTCTGATATCACTGAACCAGACCCAAAG GACTCCACAATGAACAGCGTGTCTTACCTGCAGTCGGTGGCCATGctcaactcctcccaggcctccATCACCGGCATGGGCAGCTTCGGAGGGCTCAGCAGCCAGGGTGGCGGAGGTCTGGGCTCAGGCCTTAGTGGCCAGCTCCGGGCCGGGGGCCGCCTTTCGGCCGGCTCAGGGGGATCCAGCATGTCAGGGGGTCTCCGGCTGAGCCAGCTGAGCCAGATGGGCACCACCACCGACTCGCTgtcccagcagcagcagcaccagGCCGCCGCCCTGAGATACCCGCTCTCCTTCCAGAACCCCCTGTTTCACCTGGCCACCGGCACGGCGGACGgaccccacctccaccaccagcaCAGCAGGGCCCATCCCCCGCCGCCCCTGCTCCTGGCCCCGGAGCCTGACCCCGGCGGCCCCCACCAGGCCTACCTCCCCCAGTTTGCCCACGGGGGGTTCTCCCGCAGTGAGGACCTGTCCACCCTGAGGACAGGGACGGGGCACCTGGGGCAGCCACCCATCATCCACTCACACAGCTACAGCGATGACTACAGCAGGGCCGACTACGCTCGCCGACAAATATCCATGCATGGGCAG GATAATCTCCAACAGCAACAGCTGATGGGCATGGCGTCTCAGACAGGTACCTCCCACTCTTCCCTGGCCACACCCCCCTCCACAGTCCAGCCTGTGCGCCAGAGCTCAATGGCTCTGCCTCCCGCCCAACGGGTCAAGTCTCAGACCTCCCATCAGCTGTCTGTCAGCGTGGCTGCCGCACAAGCACCCTCTGCTAAGACACGACCACCCAGCGCTAACCTATCACCCGAGTCAGGTTATGGAGGCCGGCAACAGGCGCCGCGGCAACAGCTGTCGGTCAAAGACAACACAGCCCCTGGACTGCCGCACCAGCAGAGCTCTGTCAGGGAGAGCCAGGGCTCCCAGGGGCCACAGGGTGGCACTACAACAACCATACAGCAATCACCGCAGCAACAGCAGCCACAGCAACCGTCCCAGCAACACCTGCTGAAACCTTCCATCAGTAAACAG GGTTCTGGCCCGTCGCCCTCAACCCTCAACCCCCCCACTCCTGCCAATGAGAGAACAGTCGCCTGGGTCTCCAACATGCCTCACCTTTCAGCAGACATCACTCTGGAGGCTAACCGCATCGACCGCGAAGAGTATAAGCTGAAAGAGTACTCCAAGAGCATGGATGAGTCTCGCTTAGACAGG GTAAAGGAGTATGAGGAGGAGATCCACTCCCTAAAAGAGCGTCTGATCATGTCCCACAGGAAGCTAGAAGAGTATGAGAAGAGGCTCCTCTCTCAGGAGCAGCAGACCAGTAAGATCCTCTCGCAGTACCAGAGTCGCCTGGAGGATAGTGAGAGGAGGCTACGACAACAGCAAATGGAGAAAGACTCCCAAATTAAAGGAATAATCAACAG actTATGGCTGTTGAGGATGAGATAAGGGGAGGAGCCATCGCTGAGCCGAAAGCTAACGTTAGAGTCTTTACTGATCAG GGGAGGCGTCAGTCCATCCTAGTGCAGCCCCGTCCCGCGCCTGTCCCACCCCGAGTACTAAG CCACTCACGCAGCTTCGTGGAGGACAATATGGAACCTAATTGGCTGAGGCAACATGGGCAGCCCGCATGGTCTGGCCATATATCAAGAGCACTCTCTCGTGATGCCATTGGCTGA